In Sebastes fasciatus isolate fSebFas1 unplaced genomic scaffold, fSebFas1.pri Scaffold_320, whole genome shotgun sequence, the DNA window TACCTGGTCTACCTGGTCTACCTAGTTTACTTGGTCTACCTGGTCTACCTGGTCTACCTAGTTTACTTGGTCTACCTGGTCTACCTAGTTTACCTGGTCTACCTAGTTTACCTGGTCTACCTAGTTTACCTGGTCTACCTGGTCTACCTGGTTTACCTGGTCTACCTGGTCTACCTAGTTTACTTGGTCTACCTGGTCTACCTGGTCTACCTAGTTTACTTGGTCTACCTGGTCTACCTAGTTTACCTGGTCTACCTAGTTTACCTGGTCTACCTAGTTTACCTGGTCTACCTGGTTTACCTGGTCTACCTGGTCTACCTAGTTTACCTGGTCTACCTGGTTTACCTGGTCTACCTGGTCTACCTAGTTTACTTGGTCTACTTGGTCTACCTGGTCTACCTGGTTTACCTAGTTTACCTGGTTTACCTGGTCTACCTAGTTTACTTGGTCTACTTGGTCTACCTGGTCACAGGTGACCAATCAGAGGCCATTCAGGTTCAAACAGAAAGTTTCTGATCTGGTTGGATGTTATGACATTTGATAtgactacatttcccagaaatCCCTGGGCTCCTGTCCACCATGTGGCAGACGTTGGGCCAGGTCAACGGTCATCACTCGGTCTCCACGGCGACGGGCAGGAGCGACAGTTACGCTCCGTACTCCCATCAGTACCACACGGCGACCGTTCAGGACAGAGACTTCAGTCCCCAGGTGTCCgtccagcagctccaggaggAGCTGAGCGGGGACACGTCGGAGTCCTGGGGCCCGCTGGGCTCTGAGGATGAGGAGGTGCCAGACCTGGTTCTGGGGAGCCACATGGGGGAGGAGGCGCCGCTCTGCAGccagacggacatggaggaacTGAGGAGGAGCTGCTCCGAGAGCCAGTGTACCGCCGAACACGTTCACGGACATGTGAGGACACCTCTGATCCGGTTTACACTAGACCCGGATCTGATTTCATCTGATCTGGTTTTAAACTTGTCTGTTATGGTTTAATCCGTCCAGGTAGAAGCTTGTCAACATCTCGTTAACACCTCGTTAACACCTCGTCAACCTCGTTAACACCTCGTTAACATCTCGTTAACACCTTGTTAACCTTGTTAACACCTCGTTAACACGTCATTAACACCTCGTTAACACCTCGTTAACACCTCGTTAACACCTCGTTAACACCTCATTAACATCTTGTTAATGCTTATTATCGTCTCATTTACCTGTTCTGTCCGTCCAGGTAAGAGCTCATTAACACCTCATTAAGACCTCGTTAACAGATAGTTATCATCTCATTTTCCTGTTCTGTCCGTCCAGGTAAGAGCTCGTTAAGACCTCGTTAAGACCTCGTTAACAGATAGTTATCGGCTCATATACCTGTTCTGTCCATCCAGGTGAGCCAGGTGGAGGTGTATCCGGGCTCTGGTGTTCTCTGTGATGTCCGCTCGTGGCAGGGAGCAAATCAGGCGCAGTCTCCCACGGCGATGGCGCGGACGCTGCTGCTGGGTGTGTTTGATGTGAACACCCTGATGAGCAGTAACCTGAGAGGCGGACGGAGTCGCCGGCCGGCCTCCCACTCACAACACAACGCTCTGGACCCGCACAAGATCAACGCCATCTTCAGTAGGTTCAGACAGTTCACCAGAATGTTCCTTTAACCGGCGTCTCTCactgtcttcctctctgttcctcagACCCCATCCTGGCTCGGTTTCCTCTCGCCAAGAGAGGAGTCATCAGCTCCGGCATCAACTCCAAACTCTCTGAGATACGTTTCCGCTCTCGGAGAGCCAATCGAGATCCCCGGTTCCTCTGACGGACGGCTAGACGGCTCCGCCTACCTCACTGAAACATGTCCAATTAGAACGCAGctgtctggagctgctggaCCAATGAGCAGcagtctggagctgctggacCAATGAGCAGcagtctggagctgctggacCAATGAGCAGcagtctggagctgctggacCAATGAGCAGcagtctggagctgctggacCAATGAGCAGCAGTCTGGTGCTGCTGGACCAATGAGCAGCAGTCGGACTGACTGTTCAGTTTCAGGTCGCTGAGTCAGCGACTCTGTTGCCATAACGACCTCTTGGAGAGCTGTGGGTTACCATAACAACCCGATAACCTACTACATCATGACAACAAAGAAATGCGAAAAGGGACAAGGAGACTCAAATttatcacaaagagacacaaaacaactataaagagatgaaaaatgtggtgatgttgttttgtgtcttgctcctctacctcctcctcccatccatGTCttaattagtccatgcatttgttacctctagactcgattactgcaattccttattatcaggctgctccaataagtctctacagactctccagttgatccagaatgctgcagcacgtgtactgactagaactagagatcatattacgcctgtattagcttctctgcactggctgcctgtaaaatccagaatagattttaaaatcgtcctcctcacctacaaagcgctaaacggtcaggccccatcatatcttaaagagctcatagtaccctactaccccactagagctcccagaatgcagcaggagctcatagtaccctactaccccactagagctcccagaatgcagcagggttacttgaggttcctagagtctccagaagtagaatggga includes these proteins:
- the LOC141763724 gene encoding uncharacterized protein LOC141763724; translation: MDNKSMHPRNNHLKPLPLPSAGESGESGESGESGESGESGELVLTLAQTAELHFLRLRFRELELEKMELSAENQRLKNTLVHEIPGLLSTMWQTLGQVNGHHSVSTATGRSDSYAPYSHQYHTATVQDRDFSPQVSVQQLQEELSGDTSESWGPLGSEDEEVPDLVLGSHMGEEAPLCSQTDMEELRRSCSESQCTAEHVHGHVSQVEVYPGSGVLCDVRSWQGANQAQSPTAMARTLLLGVFDVNTLMSSNLRGGRSRRPASHSQHNALDPHKINAIFNPILARFPLAKRGVISSGINSKLSEIRFRSRRANRDPRFL